Proteins from a single region of Geothrix sp. PMB-07:
- a CDS encoding response regulator, whose amino-acid sequence MSRIAIVDDSRLVRAFAAGALRAKGHETVEVEPTSLFEVLQVLRESPVDLLLVDFLMPECPGESLVRAVREDAALRDLPILVVSAHRDDALLQTMQQLGISGFLLKPVDAATLVAKVAEAIEA is encoded by the coding sequence ATGTCCCGAATCGCCATCGTGGATGACAGCCGCCTGGTCCGGGCCTTCGCCGCGGGAGCCCTGCGGGCCAAGGGCCACGAGACGGTGGAAGTGGAACCCACCTCCCTCTTCGAGGTGCTCCAGGTGCTGCGGGAATCGCCAGTGGATCTGCTGCTGGTGGATTTCCTCATGCCCGAATGCCCCGGGGAGAGCCTGGTGCGCGCCGTGCGCGAGGATGCGGCACTGAGGGACCTGCCCATCCTGGTGGTCTCTGCCCATCGGGATGACGCCCTGCTCCAGACCATGCAGCAGCTGGGCATTTCCGGGTTCCTGCTCAAGCCCGTGGATGCGGCGACCCTGGTCGCCAAGGTGGCCGAGGCCATTGAGGCCTGA
- a CDS encoding D-alanyl-D-alanine carboxypeptidase/D-alanyl-D-alanine-endopeptidase encodes MSWKVTAALLLGCLSLSAQGLEAWARRLEARGISVSAGLWDVQTGKALERFHEDTALVPASTTKVVSTYALLKTLKPDSALETEIWGDLKDGVIQGNLIFKGGGDPLLVSERIWLLAQALKKQGLQRVTGSIVLDQSAFDGQRQPQGWENTTADTLPSVLPLSVNFNRNEAGRQAADPERQSRDTLQQILQETGIAIEGRAVPAGTPRKLLSWPSPPLRALVMDINKWSNNFMVEMLVRSFGGGSWPRGVKRIQDFYRTGFDLGPEAVRITDGSGLSKDNRLSARTLAIILRGAYHDFDVGPEFVASLKVIGGEPWKLRMKDPNLTRRVRVKSGHLDQVTSLCGYLQTLDGRVRVFAILLNGPSQDEDIWEQVSRWAN; translated from the coding sequence ATGTCCTGGAAAGTCACGGCGGCCCTTCTGCTGGGCTGCCTGAGCCTCTCCGCCCAAGGCCTGGAGGCCTGGGCCCGCAGACTGGAGGCGCGCGGCATCAGCGTATCCGCGGGGCTGTGGGATGTGCAGACCGGCAAGGCCCTCGAACGGTTCCATGAGGACACGGCCCTGGTGCCCGCCAGCACCACCAAGGTGGTCAGCACCTATGCCCTGCTCAAGACGCTGAAGCCTGATAGCGCCCTCGAAACGGAAATTTGGGGTGATCTGAAGGATGGCGTCATCCAGGGGAACCTCATCTTCAAGGGGGGCGGTGATCCCCTGCTGGTGAGCGAGCGGATCTGGCTGCTGGCCCAGGCCCTCAAGAAGCAGGGCCTGCAGCGGGTGACCGGAAGCATCGTGCTGGATCAGAGCGCCTTCGACGGCCAGCGGCAGCCCCAGGGCTGGGAGAACACCACGGCGGACACCCTGCCTTCCGTGCTGCCCCTTTCCGTGAACTTCAATCGGAACGAAGCTGGGCGCCAGGCGGCGGACCCCGAGCGCCAGTCCCGGGACACCCTCCAGCAGATTCTCCAGGAGACGGGCATCGCCATCGAGGGCCGGGCGGTCCCGGCGGGAACGCCGCGCAAGCTACTGAGTTGGCCCTCGCCGCCCCTGCGGGCCCTGGTCATGGACATCAACAAATGGTCCAACAATTTCATGGTGGAGATGCTGGTGCGCAGCTTCGGCGGTGGCTCCTGGCCCCGGGGCGTCAAGCGCATCCAGGACTTCTACCGGACCGGCTTCGACCTGGGGCCTGAGGCTGTGCGCATCACCGACGGCTCGGGCCTGAGCAAGGACAACCGCCTTTCGGCCAGGACCCTGGCCATCATTCTCCGGGGGGCCTACCACGACTTCGACGTGGGCCCGGAGTTCGTGGCGTCCCTGAAGGTCATCGGGGGGGAACCCTGGAAGCTCCGCATGAAGGACCCCAACCTCACCCGGCGGGTGCGGGTGAAATCCGGCCACCTCGACCAGGTCACGAGCCTCTGCGGCTACCTGCAGACGCTGGACGGGCGGGTGCGGGTTTTCGCCATCCTGCTCAACGGCCCCAGCCAGGACGAGGACATCTGGGAGCAGGTCTCCCGGTGGGCCAATTAA
- a CDS encoding HD domain-containing phosphohydrolase, with protein MPPPALILGEALANRCSQVLYRCLEEVGSTKGALYLRTPNQGAFEVVSFYGWPRGTRPPVSIPEGHPLLVHTQRERRAFVVSDASDSPELAAFGQGGEWPRYLITPVYLTGEWVGLLIQRDRIKGGTFDVERDEPPTLAICGDLVEALREFRLYGASPRPEAPPPVLPIPAAGPVAMPSSPVPTGPGSVPLGLPTASAIIDEVAPVAERLLPPAPVTTPPMRTPEIPVPTGGPSAQERMYGFPVGQDGYAALPWEPDRTLSAWVAPAPVSPERKRGMVPPEQRAFFWEIAGLLSQILSTAAVALWIDDPEEIRPILAYSTLPLSPDLQQQILAHATFHLPTVRQQDLRLITRVEMAESPSLSGAFATYMPLLLNETLHGHDLMLVFRQEDQSFSISEIEAIQQLGRILGLHMQEARLHERYHHAFLSVSHRILQSSEGRMPTLRPHSLATARLARDLALKLELTTEEVEAVSIAAILHDVGLLMLDPQMLSKPELNGEELMKVRSHPELAAVFLKDLRFPFDVVKMIRHHHERWDGQGYPDGLRETGIPIGSRIIGLIEAYEVMTSGKGYRRPKGFRQVLSELANEAGAQFDPKVVQAFCELMARKGGQG; from the coding sequence ATGCCACCCCCTGCATTGATCCTTGGTGAGGCACTCGCCAACCGCTGTTCACAGGTGCTTTACCGCTGTCTGGAAGAGGTGGGCAGCACGAAAGGCGCCTTGTATCTGCGCACCCCGAACCAGGGGGCCTTCGAGGTGGTGAGCTTCTATGGATGGCCTCGCGGCACCCGGCCGCCGGTGTCCATTCCGGAAGGCCATCCGCTCCTGGTGCACACCCAGCGGGAGCGCCGGGCCTTCGTTGTCAGCGACGCTTCCGACTCACCGGAATTGGCAGCCTTTGGGCAGGGCGGCGAATGGCCCCGCTACCTCATCACACCGGTGTACCTCACCGGTGAGTGGGTGGGCCTTCTCATCCAGCGGGACCGCATCAAGGGCGGCACCTTCGATGTGGAGCGGGATGAGCCGCCCACCTTGGCCATCTGCGGCGATCTGGTGGAGGCCCTTCGGGAATTCCGCCTCTATGGAGCTAGCCCGCGCCCAGAGGCACCGCCACCGGTGCTGCCCATTCCTGCAGCCGGGCCCGTGGCCATGCCTTCTAGTCCCGTACCGACAGGCCCTGGCTCTGTGCCCTTGGGCCTTCCCACAGCCTCGGCCATCATCGACGAAGTCGCCCCGGTGGCGGAACGGTTGCTGCCGCCTGCTCCCGTGACGACCCCCCCCATGCGTACGCCGGAAATCCCGGTGCCCACCGGCGGGCCCTCGGCGCAGGAGCGCATGTACGGTTTTCCCGTGGGCCAGGATGGCTATGCGGCCCTGCCCTGGGAACCAGATCGCACCCTGAGCGCCTGGGTGGCGCCGGCGCCGGTCAGTCCCGAACGCAAGCGGGGGATGGTCCCGCCAGAACAGCGGGCCTTCTTCTGGGAGATCGCCGGGCTTCTAAGCCAGATCCTCTCCACTGCCGCGGTGGCGCTCTGGATTGATGACCCGGAGGAAATCCGGCCCATCCTGGCCTACAGCACCCTGCCGCTTTCCCCCGATCTGCAGCAGCAGATCCTGGCCCATGCCACTTTCCACCTGCCCACGGTTCGGCAGCAGGACCTGCGCCTCATCACGCGGGTGGAGATGGCGGAATCGCCCAGTCTCAGCGGCGCCTTCGCCACCTACATGCCGCTGCTGTTGAACGAGACTTTGCACGGCCATGACCTGATGCTGGTGTTCCGCCAGGAAGACCAGTCGTTTTCCATCTCGGAGATCGAGGCCATCCAGCAGCTGGGACGCATTCTGGGCCTGCACATGCAGGAGGCCCGGCTGCATGAGCGCTACCACCACGCCTTCCTGTCCGTGAGTCACCGCATCCTCCAGTCCAGCGAGGGCCGGATGCCCACACTCCGCCCGCACAGCCTGGCCACGGCCCGGCTGGCCCGCGACCTGGCCCTGAAGCTGGAACTCACCACCGAAGAGGTGGAGGCGGTCAGCATCGCGGCCATCCTTCACGACGTGGGCCTGCTGATGCTCGATCCACAGATGCTCAGCAAGCCAGAGCTGAACGGGGAAGAACTCATGAAGGTCCGCAGCCACCCCGAATTGGCGGCGGTGTTCCTGAAGGATCTGCGGTTCCCCTTTGATGTGGTGAAGATGATCCGGCACCACCACGAGCGCTGGGATGGCCAAGGCTACCCGGATGGGTTGCGGGAGACCGGCATTCCCATCGGTAGCCGCATCATCGGCCTCATCGAGGCCTACGAAGTCATGACCAGCGGCAAGGGCTACCGTCGGCCCAAGGGGTTCCGGCAGGTGCTGTCCGAACTGGCCAACGAGGCCGGCGCCCAGTTCGATCCGAAGGTGGTGCAGGCCTTCTGCGAACTCATGGCGCGCAAGGGCGGGCAGGGGTAG
- a CDS encoding ACP S-malonyltransferase — protein MLSAPAVLLFPGQGTEAVGMSVGWEAHGAWAHTLEAAEAHTGYALRRLMGQGPLEDLRFQRHAPCAVLAHSVGVFRAWREAGMPLPVAATGHSMGFYSALVAAGVVPLEAALDLLSAVEDLSEAAFAGRPMGMAYVIGVPELEVRQALQGLPGLALSNRNGQAQFTVSGAVEELEALVAALRSSAFKVGMLPVKHPLHGPHMAALLPAVARRMAAYRPAEPAFPLISHFDGRLLRTGAAAWDDGLASVTLPVDWLAVVAALQALGAPLAECGSGSQLSGLTRWADRSLQVTSLQAQPQPKT, from the coding sequence ATGCTGAGCGCTCCCGCTGTCCTCCTCTTTCCCGGCCAGGGCACCGAAGCCGTGGGCATGTCGGTGGGCTGGGAGGCACACGGCGCCTGGGCGCACACGTTGGAAGCGGCGGAAGCGCACACAGGTTACGCCCTGCGGCGGCTCATGGGGCAGGGGCCCCTGGAGGACCTGCGTTTCCAGCGCCACGCGCCCTGCGCGGTGCTGGCCCATTCCGTGGGCGTGTTCCGGGCCTGGCGGGAAGCTGGAATGCCGCTGCCCGTGGCCGCGACGGGGCACAGCATGGGCTTCTACTCCGCCTTGGTGGCGGCCGGAGTGGTGCCGCTGGAAGCCGCTCTGGATCTGCTTTCGGCGGTGGAGGATCTCAGCGAAGCGGCCTTCGCAGGGCGTCCCATGGGCATGGCCTATGTCATCGGCGTGCCGGAACTGGAGGTGCGGCAGGCGCTTCAGGGCCTCCCAGGTCTGGCGCTGTCCAACCGCAACGGCCAGGCCCAGTTCACGGTGTCTGGCGCTGTGGAGGAACTGGAGGCCCTGGTGGCAGCCCTTCGTTCCTCCGCTTTCAAGGTGGGAATGCTGCCCGTGAAACATCCCCTGCACGGCCCCCACATGGCGGCGCTGCTGCCTGCGGTGGCTCGGCGGATGGCTGCGTACCGGCCCGCTGAACCCGCCTTCCCGTTGATCTCCCACTTCGACGGGCGTCTGCTGCGGACCGGCGCCGCGGCTTGGGATGATGGCCTGGCCTCCGTGACACTGCCTGTGGATTGGCTGGCGGTGGTGGCGGCCCTGCAGGCCCTCGGGGCCCCCTTGGCGGAATGCGGGTCCGGCAGTCAGCTTTCAGGCCTGACGCGGTGGGCTGATCGCAGCCTCCAGGTCACGAGCCTCCAGGCACAGCCTCAGCCGAAAACGTAA
- a CDS encoding sensor histidine kinase, with translation MLPRIRKATPVWLLCGLGLAGGWVTAACGDPWRRGLYLGIGMIGSFALAALGAYGRAREEAEMAKGWRTLGASFALMGLFGALSLARLLALGAETPPPPPLEMLSLASLILVAWSWYRFQPGLSRSPQWSEFLLDGGNFVASLLLGYWLLFLHGLFAVDHLPLLDRIATLCFVVGVGSMAGLFGHAARQHEKGLKGPMGFMSLALFCLAFNLPFLQALVERKSWLGHPSQVGLIPCWLLFIATTRRPFPGVQIPLKLWGRPVQDLLPYAPLVVALPVLIYSSSVRRVALDPLAMGILVVLLVCLGARHLMTLGQVRRLNQTLEDRVEERTRELAEAQALLVRTERMNVLATLGAGAVHDINNLLAAAMSSSQLMLEEDPGLPPHIRQRLESLHKTTETAGRLTKRLMVFGNGEEPTGPLAFDAQARLQHLVPLLRTLVPRHIDLEIQQDDRAFILVGEPQAFDQVIVNLVSNARDAISGRGRICIRSLQAIGDETRYRLEVEDTGEGIPHHIQHKIFDSFFTTKPPGIGTGLGLSSIRVIIEAFGGSIEVDSSPGAGATFRVLFPLLAAQAE, from the coding sequence ATGCTCCCCCGCATTCGAAAGGCAACGCCTGTCTGGCTGCTTTGCGGCCTCGGCTTGGCCGGTGGTTGGGTTACCGCAGCCTGCGGAGATCCCTGGCGGCGGGGTTTGTACCTCGGCATCGGCATGATCGGCAGTTTCGCCTTGGCAGCTCTGGGGGCCTATGGGCGAGCCAGGGAAGAGGCCGAGATGGCCAAGGGCTGGCGCACCCTCGGTGCCTCCTTCGCCCTCATGGGCCTGTTCGGAGCGCTCTCCCTCGCCCGGCTCCTCGCCCTCGGGGCGGAAACCCCGCCGCCCCCGCCCCTGGAAATGCTCTCCCTGGCCTCCCTGATCCTCGTGGCCTGGTCCTGGTACCGCTTTCAGCCGGGGCTATCCCGCAGCCCCCAATGGTCCGAATTCTTGCTGGACGGGGGCAATTTCGTGGCCTCCCTCCTCCTCGGCTACTGGCTGCTTTTCCTCCACGGTCTCTTCGCGGTCGATCACCTGCCTTTGCTTGATCGCATCGCCACCCTCTGCTTCGTGGTGGGTGTGGGCAGCATGGCGGGGCTGTTCGGTCACGCGGCCCGCCAACACGAAAAGGGACTCAAGGGCCCCATGGGCTTCATGTCTCTGGCCCTGTTCTGCCTGGCTTTCAACCTGCCCTTTCTCCAGGCGCTCGTGGAGCGGAAATCCTGGCTGGGCCACCCCAGCCAGGTGGGGCTGATCCCCTGCTGGCTGCTCTTCATCGCAACCACCCGCAGGCCCTTCCCCGGCGTTCAGATTCCTCTCAAGCTTTGGGGGCGCCCCGTCCAGGACCTGCTGCCCTACGCGCCCCTGGTCGTGGCCCTGCCCGTGTTGATCTACTCAAGTTCAGTGCGACGGGTGGCCCTGGATCCCCTGGCCATGGGCATCCTCGTGGTGCTCCTGGTGTGCCTCGGGGCCCGGCACCTGATGACGCTGGGCCAAGTGCGCCGGTTGAACCAGACCCTGGAGGATCGGGTGGAGGAGCGCACCCGTGAATTGGCCGAGGCCCAGGCCCTCCTGGTGCGGACGGAACGGATGAACGTCCTCGCCACTCTGGGGGCTGGCGCAGTGCATGACATCAACAACCTGCTCGCGGCGGCCATGTCTTCCTCCCAGCTGATGCTGGAGGAAGATCCAGGATTGCCGCCGCACATCCGGCAGAGGCTCGAATCCCTCCACAAAACCACGGAAACCGCCGGACGCCTGACGAAGCGGCTCATGGTTTTCGGCAACGGTGAAGAACCCACGGGCCCCCTCGCCTTCGACGCCCAGGCGCGCCTGCAGCACCTGGTGCCGCTCCTCCGGACCCTCGTCCCCCGCCACATCGATCTGGAGATTCAACAGGACGACCGCGCCTTCATCCTGGTGGGCGAGCCCCAGGCCTTCGATCAGGTAATCGTCAACCTCGTGAGCAATGCCCGCGATGCCATCTCCGGCAGGGGACGCATCTGCATCCGGTCCCTCCAGGCCATTGGCGACGAGACACGCTACCGGTTGGAAGTGGAGGATACCGGCGAAGGCATTCCCCACCACATCCAACACAAGATCTTCGACTCCTTCTTCACCACCAAGCCTCCAGGCATCGGCACCGGCCTGGGGCTGAGCTCGATCAGGGTGATCATCGAGGCCTTCGGCGGCAGCATCGAGGTGGACAGCTCACCAGGCGCGGGCGCCACCTTCCGCGTGCTCTTCCCCTTGCTGGCCGCGCAGGCCGAGTGA
- a CDS encoding CoA-binding protein, with translation MAETIQQKISAFLERGPFAVVGASTDRSKYGNKVLRCYQQHGKEVYPINPKSPEVEGLRAYPSLGALPVEVPAVSVITPPAATEQVVREAAAAGVKHIWMQPGAESEAAIRAAEAAGMSVIAGGACLLVVLGYHE, from the coding sequence ATGGCCGAGACCATCCAACAAAAGATCAGCGCCTTCCTCGAACGGGGCCCTTTCGCCGTGGTGGGAGCCAGCACTGACCGCTCGAAGTATGGCAACAAGGTGTTGCGCTGCTACCAGCAGCACGGAAAAGAGGTCTACCCCATCAACCCCAAGTCGCCGGAAGTGGAGGGCCTCCGGGCCTACCCCTCCCTCGGAGCGCTTCCGGTGGAGGTTCCGGCCGTGTCGGTCATCACCCCACCGGCGGCCACGGAGCAGGTGGTGCGCGAGGCCGCTGCCGCGGGCGTGAAGCACATCTGGATGCAGCCCGGGGCTGAGAGCGAGGCCGCCATCCGGGCCGCCGAAGCCGCGGGCATGTCCGTCATCGCGGGTGGAGCGTGCCTGCTGGTGGTGCTGGGCTACCACGAATAG
- a CDS encoding PAS domain S-box protein, with the protein MVALAGARPAWPSRPLWSPWPWLGLAVGLLFTLVVWRTVLRAEHARLKDLRTTQANEMAMHLEKRMAGLGQVLRSAAGFLGRGPLPSRTEWRDFVASLALPDTYPGAQGLSFVEWIPTSELPSHRARVRQEGFPDYELLPGGPLAMDPEGCSAILYIEPMDALNQRAFGRDMLREAVRREAMLRARDQGLVTLSGPVTLYQETGADPQVGAVLFAPVYRQGLRPETVVERRRALRGWVSFPLRMGDFVSAALARDLRTAHLILSDGPANLPAGLLFDSDPGRARSFLGPVLIRSFPASGRAWTATVQANAAFYAEAGRHHHWEILVGGLAGSLLIFTLMVTIQGAELRARRLADEREAELLATEARFTALFEHAPFGMAIVESGSGRFLSVNPRMGRILGYEPEELLTRTFMQVTHPDHQAEDRASVEQLLGGETDEIHREKRYLRRDGQVVWGQLSMVRLPGLPGRPARHLSIVEDITEWAASQEALRASEARFRALFDLLPVGVTVTDSHGHILATNPVSEALLGIPSDDMVRRDFKGPYWEVIRPDGTAMPPEEYASVRALAEQRRIEDVEMGVRRPDGSVAWILVTADPIAAQAQGMGLVIVYRDISERRHAEQRLLESEARWQFALDGAGDGVWDWNGDANAMFLSPGYKTMLGYGEAEDIGDSFSAWVERIHPEDREAVLASVEAYLEGTLQVYQMEYRIRRKDGQWTWVLARGTAVARDARGRASRMIGTHTDITARKEAESALQQSESRLRILVDHLPDSFLFQLAALPDGTPAFAYLSGGLEQITGLKQAEALADPALLFSQIDPAMRQAYLEAEAISARDLTPFVMEFRILRPDGAWRWLRVRSAPRRQADGTLIWEGISTDITDQKLGQLLVEESERQFRSVVENAGDAIYLHDGEGAILLCNREACRSTGYPMEALLRMRVSDLDATFMEERNVLARKALEVGQQVSLMATHRRKDGSFFPVEIRLGLLRAEPPRQILAVVRDLSEREQLHESEVRTRKAESLVLMAGSIAHDFNNLFQGVLGYLEVAQARSAGNPALRPALDGAEEALHKAIGLSWKMLDFSGRGLLDLRRVDLESWLPALLATLQLESPSPFQLDLACDPVPLIQGDPAKLEQVVRAVVDNAREAAEGRRGRVRLRLRTDFGQDRPGADSSGFWPLGRPEGPATVCLEIVDDGPGVPREALPLICDPFYTTKELGRGLGLAAAVGILRAHRAGLHLYGGDGKGLGLRIHFPPSGA; encoded by the coding sequence ATGGTGGCCCTCGCTGGAGCCAGGCCCGCATGGCCTTCGAGACCCCTGTGGTCCCCTTGGCCCTGGCTTGGCCTGGCGGTCGGGCTGCTGTTCACGCTCGTGGTCTGGCGCACCGTGCTCCGGGCGGAGCATGCCCGCCTCAAGGATCTGCGCACCACCCAAGCCAACGAGATGGCCATGCACCTGGAAAAGCGCATGGCCGGGCTGGGGCAGGTGCTTCGGAGTGCGGCGGGCTTCCTGGGGCGGGGCCCCTTGCCCAGCCGGACCGAGTGGCGCGATTTCGTGGCGAGCCTGGCCCTGCCTGACACCTACCCGGGGGCTCAGGGCCTGAGTTTCGTGGAATGGATTCCGACATCGGAGCTGCCCTCCCATCGGGCGCGCGTGCGCCAGGAGGGGTTCCCGGACTACGAGCTGCTTCCCGGGGGCCCCTTGGCCATGGATCCGGAGGGGTGCAGCGCGATCCTCTACATCGAACCCATGGATGCCCTGAACCAGCGGGCCTTCGGCAGGGACATGCTGCGGGAGGCGGTGCGCCGGGAAGCCATGCTCCGGGCCCGGGATCAGGGCCTGGTGACGCTGTCGGGGCCGGTCACGCTGTACCAGGAAACGGGCGCCGATCCCCAGGTGGGGGCGGTGCTCTTCGCTCCGGTCTACCGCCAGGGGCTCCGCCCCGAAACCGTGGTGGAGCGGCGCAGGGCCCTGCGGGGGTGGGTGTCCTTCCCCCTGCGGATGGGTGATTTCGTCAGCGCGGCGCTGGCGAGGGATCTCCGCACGGCGCACCTGATCCTGTCGGATGGACCGGCCAACCTTCCGGCCGGCCTGCTGTTCGATTCCGATCCCGGCCGCGCCAGGTCCTTCCTCGGGCCTGTCCTCATCCGGTCCTTCCCCGCGTCCGGCCGGGCCTGGACGGCGACGGTGCAGGCCAATGCCGCGTTCTATGCCGAGGCTGGCAGGCACCACCACTGGGAGATCCTCGTCGGCGGGCTGGCGGGGAGCCTGCTCATCTTCACCCTGATGGTCACCATCCAGGGGGCCGAGCTGCGTGCCCGCCGCCTCGCGGACGAGCGGGAGGCGGAGCTGCTGGCGACGGAGGCGCGCTTCACGGCACTCTTCGAGCACGCGCCCTTCGGCATGGCCATCGTGGAGAGCGGGTCCGGGCGGTTCCTCTCGGTCAACCCGCGCATGGGCCGCATCCTGGGTTACGAGCCGGAGGAACTGCTGACGCGCACCTTCATGCAGGTCACCCACCCCGATCACCAGGCCGAGGACAGGGCCTCCGTCGAGCAGCTCCTGGGCGGTGAGACCGACGAGATCCACCGGGAGAAGCGCTACCTCCGCCGCGATGGCCAGGTGGTCTGGGGCCAGCTCAGCATGGTGAGGCTGCCGGGCCTCCCGGGAAGGCCGGCCCGCCACCTTTCCATCGTCGAGGACATCACCGAATGGGCGGCGTCCCAGGAGGCGCTGCGGGCGAGCGAGGCCCGATTCCGGGCCCTTTTCGATCTGCTGCCCGTGGGGGTGACGGTGACCGACAGCCACGGCCACATCCTCGCCACCAATCCAGTGAGCGAGGCCCTGCTGGGCATTCCCTCCGACGACATGGTGCGCAGGGATTTCAAGGGGCCCTATTGGGAGGTCATCCGTCCGGACGGCACGGCCATGCCGCCCGAAGAGTACGCCAGCGTACGGGCCCTGGCGGAGCAGCGGCGCATCGAGGATGTGGAGATGGGCGTGCGCCGCCCTGATGGGAGCGTGGCCTGGATTCTGGTGACGGCCGATCCCATCGCCGCCCAGGCCCAGGGCATGGGTCTGGTGATCGTCTACCGCGACATTTCCGAGCGCAGGCACGCCGAACAGCGCCTGCTGGAAAGCGAGGCCCGCTGGCAGTTCGCCCTGGATGGGGCCGGAGACGGGGTCTGGGACTGGAACGGAGACGCCAACGCCATGTTCCTCAGCCCCGGCTACAAAACCATGCTGGGTTACGGCGAAGCTGAAGACATCGGGGATTCCTTCTCTGCCTGGGTGGAACGGATCCATCCGGAGGACCGGGAGGCCGTTCTGGCCTCGGTGGAGGCCTACCTGGAAGGGACCCTGCAGGTCTATCAGATGGAATACCGGATCCGCCGCAAGGACGGCCAGTGGACGTGGGTGCTGGCCCGGGGCACGGCCGTGGCCCGGGACGCGCGGGGGCGGGCCTCGCGCATGATCGGCACCCACACCGACATCACGGCGCGGAAGGAGGCGGAATCAGCCCTTCAGCAGAGCGAGTCGCGCCTGCGCATCCTGGTGGACCACCTGCCGGACAGCTTCCTCTTCCAGCTGGCGGCCCTGCCCGATGGCACGCCAGCCTTCGCCTACCTCAGCGGAGGTCTGGAGCAGATCACGGGCCTGAAGCAGGCCGAGGCCCTGGCGGACCCGGCGCTGCTGTTCTCCCAGATCGATCCGGCCATGCGTCAGGCCTACCTCGAGGCGGAGGCCATCAGCGCCCGCGACCTCACCCCGTTCGTGATGGAATTCCGCATCCTGCGGCCCGACGGGGCCTGGCGCTGGCTGAGGGTGCGCTCCGCGCCGCGCCGCCAGGCGGATGGAACCCTGATCTGGGAGGGCATCTCCACCGACATCACGGATCAGAAGCTGGGCCAGCTGCTCGTGGAAGAGAGTGAGCGCCAGTTCCGCAGCGTGGTCGAGAACGCCGGTGACGCCATCTACCTCCACGATGGGGAGGGGGCCATCCTGCTCTGCAACCGGGAGGCCTGCCGAAGCACCGGCTACCCCATGGAGGCCCTGCTGCGCATGCGGGTGAGCGACTTGGATGCCACCTTCATGGAAGAGCGGAATGTGCTGGCTCGAAAGGCCCTGGAAGTGGGCCAGCAGGTATCGCTCATGGCGACCCACCGGCGAAAGGATGGGTCCTTCTTCCCGGTGGAGATCCGCCTGGGCCTTCTGAGGGCCGAGCCGCCGAGGCAGATCCTGGCCGTGGTGCGCGACCTCAGCGAGCGGGAGCAGCTCCACGAAAGCGAAGTGCGCACCCGCAAGGCTGAAAGCCTGGTGCTGATGGCCGGGAGCATTGCCCACGACTTCAACAACCTCTTCCAGGGGGTGCTGGGATACCTGGAGGTGGCCCAGGCCAGATCCGCTGGAAACCCCGCGCTCAGGCCCGCGCTCGACGGTGCGGAGGAGGCCCTGCACAAGGCCATTGGGCTGTCTTGGAAGATGCTCGATTTCTCTGGGCGCGGGCTGCTGGATCTCCGGCGGGTGGACCTGGAATCCTGGCTCCCGGCCCTTCTCGCCACACTCCAACTGGAATCGCCCTCCCCATTCCAGTTGGATCTGGCCTGTGATCCGGTGCCGCTTATTCAGGGAGACCCGGCCAAGTTGGAGCAGGTGGTGCGCGCGGTCGTCGACAACGCCCGGGAGGCCGCGGAAGGTCGCCGTGGCCGGGTTCGGCTGCGGCTGCGGACCGATTTCGGCCAGGACCGACCTGGCGCCGACTCCTCGGGCTTCTGGCCCCTGGGTCGGCCGGAAGGTCCGGCGACGGTCTGCCTGGAAATCGTGGATGACGGACCCGGCGTGCCGCGGGAGGCGCTGCCTTTGATCTGCGATCCCTTCTACACCACGAAGGAGCTGGGTCGCGGCCTGGGGCTGGCGGCGGCCGTGGGCATTCTCCGCGCCCACCGGGCGGGGCTGCACCTCTACGGTGGCGATGGGAAAGGGTTGGGCCTGCGCATCCACTTCCCGCCCAGTGGCGCCTGA